The following are encoded in a window of Bradyrhizobium sp. WBOS07 genomic DNA:
- a CDS encoding phospholipase effector Tle1 domain-containing protein, with product MKKRLVFCFDGTWNSIDAKNPTNVLLTAESVLPLTEDSAQFVHYDQGVGTAGGKLDEIKGGVFGDGLVRNLAEAYQNLIFNHTPGDEIYAFGFSRGAFTARSFAGLISNCGILDRRHASQAKNVIELYRGRDGTADYASKLMEFRAEYCCDTWLSDEECEWRKTKERYPLDDSRRVNITYLGVWDTVGALGIPKNIAFANKINAKHQFHDTRLSSFVRSARHAVAIDERRDSFEPTLWDNLAELNQKAGSPDDAFSAPYQQMWFPGVHSSVGGSADWRGLSDQALHWVWLGAMRMGLQFDTEQNSRIFELRPKFTDKLEHSDAPGFQYRAMKGLGAYRMPGPEKLHEVSFSARRRWHEDPKLLPEGKLYRPATLNRVAAQLRKVDPVELGVTDAYRSILAQNEHEMYVVQKKDVLRAIAKRFYGNANDATKIFDANRDVLDNPDLIFANQTLRLPKDGMLVPDDGQTTVVT from the coding sequence ATGAAGAAGCGATTGGTTTTCTGTTTTGACGGCACTTGGAACAGCATTGATGCGAAGAATCCAACGAACGTGCTGTTGACGGCCGAAAGCGTCCTACCGTTGACGGAGGACTCAGCTCAATTCGTTCATTATGACCAAGGCGTCGGTACGGCAGGCGGCAAGCTTGACGAAATTAAGGGCGGTGTATTCGGCGACGGCCTCGTCCGAAACTTGGCTGAGGCGTACCAGAACCTCATTTTCAATCACACGCCGGGCGATGAGATCTATGCCTTTGGATTCTCCCGAGGGGCATTTACGGCAAGGAGTTTTGCCGGTCTCATTAGCAATTGTGGGATCCTGGATCGTCGGCATGCGTCGCAAGCGAAGAACGTTATCGAACTGTATCGAGGACGGGATGGCACTGCCGATTACGCGTCGAAGCTGATGGAGTTTCGTGCGGAGTATTGCTGCGACACTTGGCTTTCTGACGAGGAATGCGAGTGGCGGAAGACGAAGGAGCGTTACCCACTAGACGATTCGAGGCGAGTGAACATTACGTATCTAGGCGTTTGGGACACCGTGGGAGCGCTGGGCATCCCGAAAAATATAGCCTTCGCGAATAAGATCAATGCCAAGCATCAGTTCCACGACACGCGACTGTCGTCGTTTGTTCGGAGTGCACGGCATGCTGTTGCGATAGATGAGCGGAGGGATAGCTTCGAGCCGACATTGTGGGACAATCTGGCAGAACTTAATCAGAAAGCCGGTAGCCCTGATGACGCCTTCAGTGCTCCATATCAACAAATGTGGTTTCCAGGGGTGCATAGCTCCGTCGGCGGAAGTGCGGATTGGCGGGGACTATCTGACCAAGCACTTCATTGGGTTTGGCTCGGCGCAATGCGAATGGGTCTGCAATTCGATACGGAGCAGAATTCGAGAATCTTCGAACTGAGGCCGAAATTTACGGACAAGCTAGAGCATAGCGATGCGCCGGGATTTCAGTACCGCGCGATGAAAGGTCTTGGCGCATACCGAATGCCAGGACCCGAGAAGCTACACGAAGTAAGCTTCAGCGCACGGAGACGCTGGCATGAAGATCCAAAGTTGTTGCCAGAAGGCAAGCTCTACCGTCCAGCCACACTGAACCGAGTAGCCGCGCAGCTCAGAAAGGTGGACCCCGTGGAACTTGGTGTGACTGACGCTTATAGGTCAATTCTGGCGCAGAACGAGCACGAGATGTACGTGGTGCAGAAGAAGGATGTCCTGCGAGCAATTGCCAAACGATTCTATGGTAATGCGAATGATGCGACAAAGATTTTCGACGCAAATCGAGACGTGCTCGACAACCCTGATCTAATTTTTGCCAATCAGACGCTGAGGCTACCCAAAGACGGGATGCTAGTTCCCGACGATGGTCAAACTACTGTTGTCACTTAG
- a CDS encoding zinc-binding dehydrogenase produces MDIKTAKAAILVESGKPLIVDEFSLPDRLEHGQVLAHVHTSSICGAQINEIDAVKGVDKFLPHLLGHEALATIVETGPGVVSCKRGDTVVMHWRPGKGVQSNTPVYSWRGKRLNAGWVTTFNEYAVVSENRVTPVPDTIDRTSAPLLGCAVTTALGVVNNDAQIAIGEAVVVFGVGGVGLNIVQFAAMVGAYPVIAIDRLDNKLEMAKQFGATHTINSEAVKDVAAEIRSITGTEGPDKVVETTGVKNLIELAYEITAKKGRCILVGVPREKAEIYTLPLHFEKVLKGSEGGQCQPARDIPRLVRLSDAGKVNYRGIVTHQFALDDVNDALDLMRSGTSGRILLNIS; encoded by the coding sequence ATGGACATCAAGACCGCCAAGGCGGCCATCCTCGTCGAATCGGGCAAGCCGCTGATCGTCGACGAGTTCAGCTTGCCGGACAGGCTCGAACACGGCCAGGTGCTCGCGCACGTGCATACGTCGAGCATCTGCGGCGCGCAGATCAACGAGATCGACGCGGTCAAGGGCGTCGACAAGTTCCTGCCGCACTTGTTGGGACATGAGGCACTGGCGACGATCGTCGAGACCGGACCGGGCGTGGTCTCCTGCAAGCGGGGCGACACCGTCGTCATGCATTGGCGGCCGGGCAAGGGCGTCCAGTCCAACACGCCGGTCTATTCCTGGCGCGGCAAGCGCCTCAATGCCGGCTGGGTCACCACCTTCAACGAATATGCCGTGGTGTCGGAAAATCGCGTCACGCCGGTTCCTGATACGATCGACCGCACCAGCGCGCCGCTGCTCGGGTGCGCCGTGACGACCGCGCTTGGCGTCGTCAACAACGATGCGCAGATCGCCATCGGCGAAGCCGTGGTGGTGTTCGGCGTCGGCGGGGTCGGATTGAACATCGTGCAGTTTGCCGCGATGGTCGGCGCCTATCCCGTCATCGCGATCGACCGCCTCGACAACAAGCTCGAAATGGCGAAGCAGTTCGGCGCCACCCACACCATCAACTCCGAGGCGGTCAAGGATGTCGCCGCCGAAATCCGGTCCATCACCGGCACTGAGGGACCCGACAAGGTGGTCGAGACCACCGGCGTCAAGAACCTGATCGAGCTCGCCTACGAGATCACCGCGAAGAAGGGCCGCTGCATCCTGGTCGGCGTGCCGCGCGAGAAGGCCGAGATCTACACGCTGCCGCTCCACTTCGAGAAAGTGCTGAAGGGCTCGGAAGGCGGGCAATGCCAGCCGGCGCGCGATATCCCGCGCCTCGTTCGCCTCAGCGACGCCGGTAAGGTGAACTACCGCGGCATCGTGACCCACCAGTTCGCGCTCGACGACGTCAACGACGCGCTGGACCTGATGCGCAGCGGCACGTCGGGGCGAATCCTGCTGAACATCAGCTGA
- a CDS encoding sulfite exporter TauE/SafE family protein, with the protein MLSLTQGALGVASGSLVGFSLGLVGGGGSVLAVPLLIYLVGVADPHVAIGTSAIAVAANAAASLANHVRAGNVKWRCASVFALAGIAGAFLGSTLGKIIDGQNLLALFAIVMMVVGALMLRGRSGEGEPSVRLNRENLPKLVGLGLATGALSGFFGIGGGFLIVPALIAATGMPILYAVGSSLLAVTAFGLTTAANYAVSGLVDWSLAGLFIVGGVVGGLLGARSATSLAGRKGALNTVFAALIFAVAVYMLLRSLGWI; encoded by the coding sequence ATGCTATCCCTGACCCAAGGCGCGCTTGGCGTCGCCTCCGGCTCGCTGGTCGGCTTCTCGCTCGGGCTGGTCGGAGGCGGCGGCTCGGTTTTGGCCGTCCCCCTCCTGATCTATCTGGTCGGGGTGGCGGATCCTCATGTCGCGATCGGGACCAGCGCCATCGCGGTGGCGGCGAACGCTGCCGCCAGTCTGGCGAACCACGTCCGCGCCGGTAACGTGAAGTGGCGCTGCGCCTCGGTGTTCGCGCTCGCTGGCATAGCCGGTGCCTTTCTTGGCTCCACTCTCGGCAAGATCATCGATGGTCAGAATCTTCTCGCCTTGTTCGCCATCGTCATGATGGTCGTCGGCGCGCTGATGCTGAGGGGCCGTTCCGGCGAGGGGGAGCCGTCGGTGAGACTCAATCGGGAAAATCTTCCGAAGCTCGTGGGCCTGGGCCTCGCCACAGGCGCCTTGTCCGGCTTCTTCGGGATCGGCGGTGGCTTCCTGATCGTGCCCGCGCTGATCGCTGCCACCGGCATGCCGATCCTGTACGCGGTTGGCTCCTCGCTCCTGGCGGTGACCGCGTTCGGGCTGACAACTGCGGCCAACTACGCCGTGTCCGGCCTTGTGGATTGGTCTCTCGCAGGGCTGTTCATCGTCGGCGGCGTTGTTGGAGGGCTTCTCGGCGCCCGCTCCGCAACCTCCCTTGCTGGCCGCAAGGGTGCGTTGAACACCGTATTTGCGGCGCTCATATTCGCAGTCGCTGTCTACATGCTGCTCCGTAGCCTGGGCTGGATTTGA
- a CDS encoding glycoside hydrolase family 5 protein, translating into MAGWRGRLLASAMLLLSIASGPPVLAGDCVPVPQTVAPGRLAALSRGFNADGWINGAAPSAELLQQLRRAGMSHVRLPVPAERVMPGFAAKDEREATLRVLDRALKQLTTLGYAISVDLHPGERFNRLHKEDPDAALQQMQEAWSGLAGVIRSYPADRVFAELLNEPDIAADKWQTEVEALAAFVRKLLPANTLIVGPVNWQRADSLPRFRPLPDPDVVYAIHFYDPMVFTHQAHWDAQDPLHDIIDLPYPINPGDPRVQALRKDLELRGATKALGMLDVAIAAARNKPTADRWLAPALQWQRQFARPIIVNEFGVLKAGAPRESRLRWLAEVTAYGRDHCWGWAHWELAQGFGLVDRNTGRPDPDVMRALLGAPRAGRR; encoded by the coding sequence ATGGCAGGCTGGCGTGGTCGCCTGCTGGCCAGCGCGATGCTGCTGCTGTCGATCGCGTCGGGCCCGCCGGTCCTCGCCGGCGATTGCGTGCCCGTGCCGCAGACGGTCGCACCTGGCAGGCTCGCCGCACTGTCTCGCGGCTTCAATGCCGACGGCTGGATCAACGGTGCAGCCCCGAGCGCTGAATTGCTGCAGCAGCTGCGCAGGGCGGGAATGAGCCATGTCCGGCTGCCGGTGCCGGCAGAGCGCGTGATGCCTGGTTTCGCCGCGAAGGACGAGCGCGAGGCGACGCTGCGCGTGCTCGACAGGGCGCTGAAGCAGCTCACCACGCTCGGCTACGCCATCTCCGTCGATCTTCACCCCGGCGAGCGCTTCAACCGCCTGCACAAGGAAGATCCGGACGCGGCGTTGCAGCAAATGCAGGAAGCCTGGAGCGGTCTTGCCGGGGTCATCCGATCCTATCCGGCCGATCGCGTCTTCGCCGAGCTGCTCAACGAGCCCGATATCGCCGCCGACAAATGGCAGACCGAGGTCGAGGCGCTCGCCGCCTTCGTGCGCAAATTGCTTCCGGCCAATACCCTCATTGTCGGTCCGGTCAACTGGCAGCGGGCGGACTCGCTGCCGCGATTCCGCCCGCTGCCCGACCCTGATGTCGTCTATGCCATCCACTTCTATGATCCGATGGTGTTCACCCATCAGGCCCATTGGGACGCACAGGATCCGCTGCACGACATCATCGATCTGCCTTATCCAATCAATCCCGGCGATCCCAGGGTTCAGGCCCTGCGCAAGGATCTTGAGCTGAGGGGCGCGACCAAGGCGCTGGGCATGCTCGACGTCGCGATCGCCGCCGCCAGGAACAAGCCGACGGCCGATCGCTGGCTTGCGCCCGCGCTGCAATGGCAGCGGCAATTCGCACGGCCGATCATCGTCAACGAATTCGGCGTGCTGAAGGCCGGCGCGCCCAGAGAGAGCCGGTTGCGCTGGCTGGCGGAGGTCACCGCCTACGGCCGCGATCATTGCTGGGGCTGGGCGCATTGGGAGCTGGCGCAGGGCTTCGGCCTCGTCGATCGCAACACCGGCAGGCCCGATCCCGACGTGATGCGGGCCTTGCTCGGCGCGCCCCGGGCCGGCCGCCGCTGA
- a CDS encoding rhodanese-like domain-containing protein — MSLPSINPAQARNLVEKGAILIDIREADEHARERIVGARNLPLSKLDQADLAAHQGKQVIFHCKSGARTQINASRLASKLDRSCEAFIVAGGLDAWCKAGLPVEGGRR, encoded by the coding sequence ATGTCGCTACCCTCGATCAATCCCGCACAAGCGCGCAATCTCGTCGAGAAAGGCGCGATCCTCATTGATATCCGCGAAGCCGATGAACATGCCCGCGAACGGATCGTGGGCGCTCGAAACTTGCCTCTGTCGAAGCTCGATCAGGCCGATCTTGCGGCGCATCAGGGCAAGCAGGTCATTTTCCACTGCAAGAGCGGCGCCCGTACACAGATCAACGCGTCGCGGCTCGCGTCGAAGCTGGACCGAAGCTGCGAAGCTTTCATCGTGGCAGGCGGGCTCGACGCATGGTGCAAGGCGGGGCTCCCGGTTGAAGGCGGTCGCCGTTGA
- a CDS encoding DUF1236 domain-containing protein — MKRFMLISAAALLVSTSAMAQTTVTTTTGAGHGATVQIEPEYRTKIRSYVTERKIRPVETREKIVVGSPVPRDVELATVPSDWGPSLTKYRYVYSGSHVMLVDPETRMVVQEVD; from the coding sequence ATGAAGAGATTCATGCTGATATCGGCCGCCGCCCTGCTCGTGTCGACCAGCGCGATGGCGCAGACCACCGTGACGACGACGACCGGCGCCGGGCATGGCGCAACCGTGCAGATCGAGCCGGAATATCGCACCAAGATCCGGTCCTACGTCACCGAGCGCAAGATCCGCCCGGTCGAAACGCGCGAGAAGATCGTGGTCGGCTCGCCCGTGCCGCGCGACGTCGAGCTCGCGACCGTTCCGAGCGACTGGGGCCCGTCGCTCACCAAATATCGCTACGTCTATTCGGGCAGCCACGTGATGCTGGTTGATCCCGAGACCCGCATGGTCGTCCAAGAGGTGGACTAA
- a CDS encoding LLM class flavin-dependent oxidoreductase, producing the protein MKKIGFLSFGHWTPSPQSQTRSARDTLLQSIELAVAAEQLGADGAYFRVHHFARQLASPFPLLAAVGAKTSRIEIGTAVIDMRYENPLYMVEDAGSADLITGGRLQLGISRGSPEQVIDGWRYFGYLPAEGQSDADMGRRHAEVFLDLLRGEGFAEPNPRPMFPNPPGLLRLEPHAQGLRERIWWGAGSNATAVWAAKLGMNLQSSTLKNDETGEAFHVQQAAQIRSFRAAWKEAGHAREPRVSVSRSIFALMNDRDRAYFGGERGGEDQIGFIDPQTRAIFGRSYAAEPDALVEQLKQDEAIAEADTLLLTIPNQLGVDYCAHAIEAILKHVAPALGWR; encoded by the coding sequence ATGAAAAAGATCGGATTCCTCTCCTTCGGGCACTGGACGCCCTCGCCGCAATCGCAGACGCGCTCCGCCCGCGACACGCTGCTGCAATCGATTGAGCTCGCGGTCGCGGCCGAGCAGTTGGGCGCCGACGGCGCCTATTTCCGCGTGCACCACTTTGCGCGGCAGCTCGCATCGCCCTTCCCGCTACTCGCCGCCGTCGGTGCCAAGACGAGCCGCATCGAGATCGGCACGGCTGTCATCGACATGCGCTACGAGAACCCGCTCTACATGGTGGAGGACGCCGGAAGCGCCGACCTCATCACCGGCGGCCGGCTGCAGCTCGGCATCAGCCGCGGCTCGCCCGAGCAGGTGATCGACGGCTGGCGCTACTTTGGCTATCTCCCGGCCGAAGGCCAGAGCGATGCCGACATGGGACGCCGCCATGCCGAGGTCTTCCTCGACCTCTTGCGCGGCGAAGGATTTGCCGAGCCCAATCCGCGCCCGATGTTTCCGAACCCGCCGGGCCTGTTGCGGCTGGAGCCGCATGCGCAGGGCCTGCGCGAGCGGATCTGGTGGGGCGCCGGCTCGAACGCCACCGCGGTGTGGGCGGCCAAGCTCGGCATGAACCTGCAGAGCTCGACGCTGAAGAACGACGAGACCGGCGAAGCTTTTCACGTGCAGCAGGCGGCGCAGATCCGCAGCTTTCGCGCGGCGTGGAAGGAAGCCGGCCATGCCCGCGAGCCGCGCGTGTCCGTCAGCCGCAGCATCTTCGCGCTAATGAACGATCGCGACCGCGCCTATTTCGGCGGAGAGCGCGGCGGCGAGGACCAGATCGGCTTCATCGATCCGCAGACCAGGGCGATCTTCGGCCGGAGCTATGCGGCGGAGCCGGACGCGCTGGTTGAGCAGCTCAAGCAGGACGAGGCGATCGCGGAGGCGGACACCTTGCTGCTGACCATTCCGAACCAGCTCGGCGTCGATTACTGCGCGCATGCGATCGAGGCTATCCTGAAGCACGTGGCGCCGGCGCTGGGATGGCGCTGA
- a CDS encoding helix-turn-helix transcriptional regulator, giving the protein MASPTFDPETFEKQAVEVAGILRALANERRLMILCRLVEFGEDNVSSLAEAVGLSQSALSQHLAKMREEGLVAFRRESQTLWYRIADPRIEQLFATLYRLFCAPVRAKRR; this is encoded by the coding sequence ATGGCGTCCCCGACGTTTGATCCGGAAACTTTCGAGAAACAGGCCGTCGAGGTTGCCGGCATCTTGCGGGCGCTCGCCAATGAGCGCCGGTTGATGATTCTGTGCAGACTGGTTGAATTCGGCGAGGACAACGTCAGTTCCCTCGCTGAAGCCGTCGGCCTGTCGCAATCGGCCCTGTCCCAGCACCTTGCGAAAATGCGCGAGGAGGGGCTCGTCGCGTTCCGAAGGGAGAGCCAAACGCTCTGGTATCGCATTGCCGATCCGCGCATCGAGCAGCTCTTCGCCACGCTCTACAGGCTGTTTTGCGCGCCTGTCAGAGCTAAACGCCGCTAA
- a CDS encoding MBL fold metallo-hydrolase, with amino-acid sequence MSRPIIQSFFDEPTNTVSYLVADPATKKAAIIDPVLDYDHSSGEADTRSVEAMLKAAENAGNAIEWVLETHAHADHLSGAPFIKAKTGAKIGIGEHIKDVQRIFRPIFNATDLKTDGSDFDHLFRDGERFRIGELEVEVLYTPGHTPADIAYKIEDAVFVGDTLFMPDYGTARADFPGGDAHKLYRSIKRLLALSPETRLFMCHDYKAPGRDAFAWETTVREQRENNVHVKDGVSEDEFVAMRQARDTKLSAPKLLLPSIQVNIRAGKFPPAEANGVRYLTIPVKLKGGAQTCV; translated from the coding sequence ATGTCACGACCCATCATCCAATCATTCTTCGACGAACCGACCAACACGGTGAGCTACCTGGTCGCCGATCCCGCAACAAAGAAGGCCGCCATCATCGACCCGGTGCTCGACTATGACCACAGTTCGGGCGAGGCGGATACGCGATCCGTCGAGGCGATGCTGAAGGCCGCCGAAAATGCCGGCAACGCCATCGAATGGGTGCTGGAGACGCACGCGCACGCCGACCATCTCTCAGGCGCGCCGTTCATCAAGGCGAAGACCGGCGCGAAGATCGGCATCGGGGAGCACATCAAGGACGTCCAACGCATCTTCCGGCCGATCTTCAACGCCACCGACCTAAAGACCGACGGCAGCGACTTCGATCATCTGTTCCGCGACGGCGAGCGCTTCAGGATCGGCGAACTTGAGGTCGAGGTTCTCTATACGCCGGGGCACACCCCGGCGGACATCGCCTACAAGATCGAGGACGCCGTTTTCGTCGGCGACACTCTGTTCATGCCGGACTACGGCACCGCGCGCGCCGACTTCCCCGGCGGCGACGCTCACAAGCTCTACCGTTCGATCAAGCGGCTGCTGGCGCTGTCGCCGGAAACACGGCTGTTCATGTGTCACGATTACAAGGCCCCCGGCCGTGATGCGTTCGCGTGGGAGACCACGGTACGCGAGCAGCGCGAGAACAACGTCCACGTCAAAGACGGTGTATCCGAAGACGAATTCGTGGCGATGCGGCAGGCGCGCGACACCAAACTGTCGGCACCGAAGCTGCTGCTGCCTTCCATTCAGGTCAACATCCGCGCCGGCAAATTCCCGCCTGCCGAAGCCAATGGGGTGCGCTATCTCACGATCCCCGTGAAGCTGAAGGGCGGCGCGCAGACCTGCGTGTAG
- a CDS encoding exopolysaccharide transport family protein: MAFGSRPSPRSIAPTEPAASWEAPQAARARPDGAAPGLIKGSLTVSGALSFLRENGRRILTLALALFALGVIVLMILPVRYAATALVVLDPRELRITTEQDVLPGIGQDAAALQSQIEIAKSDGFLRPLIEQLKIADDDDIAGGHTDMTRLLEKFRSRLEITRRGLTYVIAISFTSNRPERAASYANAIAEAFVASQGRVRTAATDEAADWLKDRLKTLNERLRASEDAVAAFRLEHKILNAGKDSTTQQLRVTDLNQQVSAARLRTEEAKARYDQVQRDLKANVEGPVKQDLLSMLRAQRSALNDQIAQKKAVFGDRHPDLAISYSQLADINRQIEVERKKNIETAKSEYEAQLEQQKALEKQLKEVETKMLVDGQALVKLQELQRDADANRNIYEQFLSRFKTTDEQRQLQASQTKIASAAIPPLRSTRPPLALLLAALAIGSLLTSTAAVAVTTSMSDQSAPTEAPMQAAVAETQARQLQPQLQPQAPPQAQPPAAARPDAMPRLPVWARIPDLSSTTTASTVWQKPIASPGELDLGAHLRPLLERIDRVPVRGCKVALVLSVGKRAGGNTVARSLNRAAVTRGMMSVLIRLQGEFAGHQPPVTEWNDGSTTAGLQSIDELLSAGRKADARPEDDIRSEFDLIIVHAGNLALQPDAIALAAHADLIVLVARAGELGSAAMRRVTAALSRYEAVPTGLVVNHAPAGSQAPHPEGGALGLAV; this comes from the coding sequence ATGGCGTTCGGTAGCCGCCCATCTCCGCGAAGCATCGCCCCGACGGAGCCAGCGGCTTCGTGGGAAGCGCCGCAGGCTGCGCGGGCGAGGCCTGATGGCGCCGCGCCGGGGCTGATCAAGGGATCGCTGACCGTCTCCGGAGCACTCTCTTTCCTGCGCGAGAACGGCCGGCGCATCCTGACGCTGGCGCTGGCATTGTTCGCCCTCGGCGTCATCGTTCTCATGATCCTGCCGGTCCGCTATGCCGCGACGGCCCTGGTCGTGCTCGATCCCCGGGAGCTGCGCATCACCACGGAGCAGGACGTCCTGCCGGGCATCGGCCAGGACGCCGCGGCGCTTCAGAGCCAGATCGAGATCGCCAAATCGGACGGCTTTCTCCGTCCCCTGATCGAGCAGCTCAAGATCGCCGACGACGATGACATCGCGGGCGGCCATACCGACATGACGCGCCTGCTCGAAAAATTCCGCAGCCGCCTCGAGATCACGCGCCGCGGGCTCACCTACGTCATTGCGATTTCCTTCACCTCGAACCGCCCGGAACGCGCCGCCTCCTACGCCAACGCCATCGCCGAGGCGTTCGTCGCCAGCCAGGGCCGCGTCCGCACCGCGGCCACGGACGAGGCCGCCGACTGGCTCAAGGATCGGCTGAAGACGCTGAACGAGCGCCTGCGCGCATCGGAAGACGCCGTCGCCGCCTTCCGGCTCGAGCACAAGATCCTCAATGCCGGCAAGGATTCCACCACGCAGCAATTGCGGGTGACCGATCTCAATCAGCAGGTCTCCGCCGCGCGGCTTCGCACCGAGGAAGCCAAGGCGCGCTACGACCAGGTGCAGCGCGATCTCAAGGCCAATGTCGAAGGGCCGGTCAAGCAGGACCTGCTGAGCATGCTGCGGGCGCAGCGCTCGGCCTTGAATGACCAGATCGCGCAGAAGAAGGCGGTGTTTGGCGACCGCCATCCCGATCTCGCGATCTCCTACAGCCAGCTCGCCGATATCAACCGGCAGATCGAGGTCGAGCGGAAGAAGAACATCGAGACGGCGAAGTCCGAATACGAAGCGCAGCTGGAGCAGCAGAAGGCGCTGGAAAAGCAGCTGAAAGAGGTCGAGACCAAGATGCTGGTCGACGGCCAGGCGCTGGTGAAGCTGCAGGAGCTGCAGCGCGACGCCGATGCCAACCGGAACATCTACGAGCAGTTCCTGTCGCGGTTCAAGACCACCGACGAGCAGCGTCAGCTGCAGGCCTCGCAGACCAAGATCGCCTCGGCGGCCATTCCGCCGCTGCGCTCGACGCGCCCGCCGCTCGCGCTGCTGCTGGCGGCGCTGGCAATCGGCTCGCTGCTGACGTCGACCGCTGCCGTCGCGGTGACGACCAGCATGTCCGATCAGTCCGCACCGACCGAGGCTCCCATGCAGGCAGCCGTGGCGGAGACGCAGGCGCGGCAGCTCCAACCTCAGCTCCAGCCACAAGCCCCGCCGCAAGCCCAGCCTCCGGCCGCGGCCCGGCCGGACGCGATGCCGCGGCTTCCCGTCTGGGCCCGCATCCCCGATCTGTCGTCCACGACCACGGCCAGCACCGTCTGGCAGAAGCCGATTGCTTCTCCCGGCGAGCTTGATCTCGGTGCCCATCTGCGGCCGCTGCTCGAGCGGATCGATCGGGTGCCGGTGCGCGGCTGCAAGGTCGCCCTGGTGTTGTCGGTCGGCAAGCGCGCCGGCGGCAACACCGTTGCGCGCTCGCTGAATCGCGCCGCCGTGACGCGCGGCATGATGAGCGTCCTGATCCGGTTGCAGGGGGAATTCGCCGGCCACCAGCCGCCGGTGACGGAATGGAATGATGGGTCGACCACGGCGGGACTGCAGTCGATCGACGAACTCCTGAGCGCCGGCCGCAAGGCCGATGCGCGGCCTGAGGACGATATTCGATCGGAGTTCGATCTGATCATCGTCCATGCCGGCAATCTCGCCTTGCAGCCCGACGCCATCGCGCTGGCGGCGCATGCGGACCTGATCGTCCTGGTGGCGCGCGCCGGCGAGCTCGGTTCGGCGGCGATGCGCCGCGTGACCGCGGCGCTGTCGCGGTACGAGGCCGTGCCGACGGGGCTCGTCGTCAATCATGCGCCTGCCGGCTCGCAGGCGCCGCACCCCGAGGGCGGCGCATTGGGACTTGCGGTGTGA
- a CDS encoding DUF2846 domain-containing protein — translation MGLRPGIFVVAFLLAGCASGPMGSTALTDNVKANTARLVVYRSSALGFAIQPSYSVDGRSVGGSQAACFLACDLPPGRHEVAVNNLPLSSNLFGQGSEKVSVDLRAGSTTYLSAQPQMGIITPGAITLIQVTESQGRADVASLHQSNSSCGKV, via the coding sequence ATGGGCTTGCGTCCGGGGATCTTTGTCGTGGCTTTCTTGCTGGCGGGGTGTGCGTCAGGACCGATGGGCAGCACGGCTCTGACGGATAATGTGAAGGCAAATACTGCAAGGCTGGTGGTCTATCGCTCATCCGCGCTGGGTTTCGCGATCCAGCCAAGCTATTCGGTCGACGGACGCTCCGTTGGAGGCAGTCAGGCTGCGTGTTTCCTGGCCTGCGACCTGCCTCCTGGCCGTCACGAGGTTGCCGTCAATAATCTTCCGCTGAGCAGCAATCTGTTCGGGCAGGGAAGCGAGAAGGTGAGCGTCGATCTGCGCGCCGGCAGCACCACCTATCTCTCCGCCCAGCCGCAGATGGGAATCATCACGCCCGGTGCAATCACGTTGATTCAGGTCACGGAAAGCCAGGGCCGCGCAGACGTCGCCAGCTTGCATCAGAGCAACAGCTCATGTGGCAAGGTGTGA